A region of Pyxidicoccus parkwaysis DNA encodes the following proteins:
- the dapB gene encoding 4-hydroxy-tetrahydrodipicolinate reductase, with amino-acid sequence MIRTVITGVTGRMGSTLLRLARDAEDLKVVGATQRPGGAAVGLDAGLAARQGALEVQVVDDLGRALDAAKADVVVDFTSAEVSVAHAKACAARGVALVVGSTGFTPESTAALAESAKSIPIVAAPNMSVGVNVVFRMAAELARVLGSGFDVEVMEAHHRLKKDAPSGTALRLAEVLAGALGRTQDDLTFARHGMVGARPAHEIGVQTLRGGDVVGEHTVFFFGEGERIELTHRATSRDQFGLGALRAARWVVGKAPGLYDMADVLGFQRSAS; translated from the coding sequence ATTCGCACCGTCATCACCGGCGTCACGGGCCGCATGGGCAGCACGCTGCTGCGGCTGGCGCGTGACGCGGAAGACCTGAAGGTGGTGGGCGCCACCCAGCGTCCCGGCGGCGCCGCCGTGGGGCTGGATGCGGGGCTCGCGGCGCGGCAGGGCGCGCTGGAGGTCCAGGTGGTGGATGACCTGGGTCGGGCGCTGGACGCGGCGAAGGCGGACGTCGTCGTCGACTTCACCAGTGCCGAAGTCAGCGTGGCCCACGCGAAGGCGTGCGCGGCGCGCGGCGTGGCGCTGGTGGTGGGCTCCACCGGCTTCACCCCCGAGTCCACCGCGGCGCTGGCCGAGAGCGCGAAGTCCATTCCCATCGTCGCCGCGCCCAACATGTCCGTGGGCGTCAACGTCGTCTTCCGCATGGCGGCGGAGTTGGCGCGCGTGCTGGGGTCGGGCTTCGACGTGGAGGTGATGGAGGCGCACCACCGCCTGAAGAAGGACGCGCCCAGCGGCACCGCGCTGCGGCTGGCGGAGGTGCTGGCCGGGGCGCTGGGCCGCACGCAGGACGACCTCACCTTCGCTCGTCACGGCATGGTGGGCGCGCGGCCGGCCCACGAGATTGGCGTGCAGACGCTGCGCGGCGGGGATGTGGTGGGCGAGCACACGGTGTTCTTCTTCGGCGAGGGCGAGCGCATCGAGCTCACCCACCGCGCCACCAGCAGGGACCAGTTCGGCCTGGGCGCGCTGCGCGCCGCGCGCTGGGTGGTGGGCAAGGCGCCAGGGCTCTACGACATGGCCGACGTGCTCGGCTTCCAGAGGTCCGCATCATGA
- a CDS encoding fumarylacetoacetate hydrolase family protein yields MTTARYCRFLHEGRAHHGRVEGNEVVVLTAAPWAGGKDTGIRRSLSSLTLLVPSDASKVVCIGQNYRKHAEEMGKPVPPEPLIFIKPSTALNGMGSPIRIPKASQEVHYEAELALIIGEKVKGADEATAARAIWGLTCFNDVTARDIQKREIQHTRAKGYDTFACAGPWAVTGLSPLDLRIVCRVNGQVRQDSRTSDMIFSPARLVSFISQGMTLLPGDMVSTGTPSGVGKLEAGNTVEVEIEGIGTLVNPVEIEP; encoded by the coding sequence ATGACGACGGCTCGCTATTGCCGCTTCCTGCACGAGGGCCGTGCGCACCACGGCCGCGTGGAGGGCAACGAGGTGGTGGTCCTCACGGCCGCGCCGTGGGCCGGAGGCAAGGACACGGGCATCCGCCGCTCGCTGTCCTCGCTGACGCTGCTGGTGCCCTCGGACGCATCCAAGGTCGTCTGCATCGGCCAGAACTACCGCAAGCACGCGGAGGAGATGGGCAAGCCCGTCCCGCCCGAGCCGCTCATCTTCATCAAGCCCTCCACCGCCCTCAACGGAATGGGCTCGCCCATCCGAATCCCCAAGGCGAGCCAGGAGGTGCATTACGAAGCGGAACTGGCGCTCATCATCGGCGAGAAGGTGAAGGGCGCCGACGAGGCCACGGCCGCGCGTGCCATCTGGGGCCTCACCTGCTTCAACGACGTGACGGCGCGCGACATCCAGAAGCGCGAAATCCAGCACACGCGCGCGAAGGGCTACGACACCTTCGCCTGCGCCGGGCCGTGGGCGGTGACGGGGCTGTCCCCGTTGGACTTGCGGATTGTCTGCCGGGTGAACGGGCAGGTGCGCCAGGACAGCCGGACGTCGGACATGATTTTCAGTCCCGCCCGCCTGGTCTCCTTCATCTCGCAGGGCATGACGCTCTTGCCTGGCGACATGGTGAGCACGGGGACGCCGTCGGGAGTGGGCAAGCTGGAGGCGGGGAACACGGTGGAGGTGGAGATCGAGGGAATCGGAACCCTGGTCAATCCGGTTGAGATTGAGCCTTGA
- the folK gene encoding 2-amino-4-hydroxy-6-hydroxymethyldihydropteridine diphosphokinase gives MSTTVYVGLGSNEGDREAHLVAALTALSRIDAVAVLRCSSLFDSAPVGPPQPRYLNAVVALECGLSPQRLLVILQQIEKDLGRRRDVRWGPRTIDLDILLWDGQVVADPHLQVPHLELHKRRFALEPLAELAPDLKHPVLGVTVQELLGKLAPQDVRRSEATWWPEASYSSNDS, from the coding sequence TTGAGCACCACCGTCTACGTCGGGCTGGGTTCCAATGAAGGTGACCGAGAGGCCCACCTCGTCGCCGCACTGACCGCACTGTCCCGCATCGACGCGGTGGCGGTGCTTCGCTGTTCCTCCCTCTTCGACAGCGCCCCCGTGGGGCCGCCGCAGCCGCGCTACCTCAACGCCGTGGTGGCGCTGGAGTGCGGGCTGTCGCCCCAGCGGCTGCTGGTCATCCTCCAGCAGATAGAGAAGGACCTCGGGCGCCGCCGCGACGTGCGCTGGGGGCCGCGCACCATCGACCTGGACATCCTCCTCTGGGACGGACAGGTGGTGGCGGACCCACACCTCCAGGTGCCGCACCTGGAATTGCACAAGCGTCGCTTCGCGCTCGAGCCGCTGGCCGAGCTGGCGCCGGACCTGAAGCACCCGGTGCTGGGCGTGACGGTGCAGGAGCTCCTCGGGAAACTCGCCCCGCAGGACGTCCGCAGGAGCGAGGCCACGTGGTGGCCCGAAGCGAGCTACTCGAGCAACGACTCATGA